The following coding sequences are from one Rutidosis leptorrhynchoides isolate AG116_Rl617_1_P2 chromosome 11, CSIRO_AGI_Rlap_v1, whole genome shotgun sequence window:
- the LOC139875053 gene encoding disease resistance-like protein DSC1, with protein sequence MSNLRKLDASETLVEEIPLSVHYLKRLRLLSVHRCPLSSQRRGFLFTNLDILSDGIKELDLSYCNLSVVPDGIGLLHRLINLDLSGNDFICLPASISLLSNLRMLCLNNCKRLQLLPKLSVVNEDTLYGLQIQFNYIISKQEIDVSKFHARSITSPTVICLNCPKLAEKERGIFVAQDMLNSYLQLYTKYWIAPEAVFEIIGAGSEIPPGFKLLKLDEKFQVEGPWVGVAICAVIVGHHSAAYMEAKNTVTAHIRVGETYRKISVPVNLFVTGLETQLVFYSTVFDDLKRIVVTSEFD encoded by the exons ATGTCTAATTTGAGGAAGCTTGATGCAAGTGAAACGTTAGTAGAAGAAATTCCTTTGTCCGTTCATTACCTGAAAAGATTAAGACTACTAAGTGTTCATAGATGTCCACTTTCATCTCAAAGAAGAGGTTTTCTTTTCACAAATTTGGATATCCTATCAGACGGTATAAAAGAACTCGATCTAAGTTATTGCAATCTATCAGTGGTTCCTGATGGTATTGGTTTATTACATCGATTAATAAATTTGGATCTATCGGGAAACGATTTCATTTGTCTTCCCGCTAGCATCAGTCTCCTCTCAAATCTTAGAATGCTTTGTTTGAATAATTGCAAGAGGCTTCAGTTGCTACCTAAACTTTCGGTAGTAAATGAGGACACACTTTATGGACTTCAGATTCAATTCAATTACATTATATCGAAACAAGAGATTGATGTCTCCAAATTTCATGCAAGAAGCATCACTAGTCCAACAGTAATATGTTTAAACTGTCCTAAACTGGCAGAGAAAGAACGTGGCATTTTTGTCGCACAAGATATGTTAAACAGTTACCTTCAG ttatatacaaaatattggattgcaCCAGAAGCTGTATTTGAGATAATTGGTGCTGGAAGTGAAATTCCACCAGGATTCAAGCTTCTAAAACTGGACGAGAAATTTCAAGTTGAAGGCCCATGGGTCGGAGTGGCCATATGTGCTGTTATTGTGGGCCACCATTCTGCTGCATACATGGAAGCTAAGAACACGGTAACAGCTCATATTCGTGTTGGGGAAACATATCGGAAAATTTCTGTCCCCGTAAACCTTTTTGTAACAGGTTTGGAGACCCAATTGGTTTTCTACTCTACGGTTTTTGATGATCTCAAAAGAATTGTAGTAACATCTGAATTTGATTAA